The stretch of DNA CGTCGCGGATATTCCTGGCGTCAAATCCGAAGATATTCATATTTCCCTTGAAAATAATCTATTGACGATTCAAGGAGAGCGGTATTTTGAAAAAACAGAGGGAAAAGAAGGTTATTCGAGAATAGAGCGTTCGCAAGGACAGTTTTATCGCCGTTTTAGCTTGCCCCAATCTGCTGATGAATCGAACATCAGCGCTAAATGCAAACAGGGCGTGCTTGAAGTAATTATTCCCAAGCGAACCACGCCTAAAGAAAAACGCATAGAGGTAAAAGTGGAAGACTAAGCGGAACCGGTATGCGCCGGGAGCAATCACGGCGCGCAAAAAAGATTCTGGTATACTTATTTCTTCCGAAACAATAAAGCGATATCAATAGAGTCAAATGAAAAATGGCTGTTGCAGAAATCGCAGCTGATATTAATCTGGCCCTGCTCGGCTAAGAGTTTATTGGCCTCTTCTTCGCCAAGAACGACTATTACCTGTTTCATTTTTTCCTGACTGCAACGGCATTTAAATTGAGTCGCTTTCTCATCAAATAAGCGCAACTCTGTCTCATGATAAAGCCTGTAAAGCAATGTCTGGTTATCCAGGGTTAAAAGCTCATTCTCACTGACTGTCTGCCCTAGATGAACAGCATATTCCCAGAACTGCTCGCGTTGCAGGCTATCCTGACCTGGCATCAGCTGTAAAAGCATGCCAGCCGCCCGTTCTTCATTCACTGCCAGCCACACCCGAGTGGCAACCTGCTCTGACTGGGCAAAATAATGGGTCAGATTTTCACTCATGGAAGTAGCAAGAATGGGAACCACGCTTTGATAAGCCTGAGTGTTATGATACTGATTGATAGTGAGCACCATTTGGCCTTTCAAAAAAGCTTCGGCATAATCCGCTATTTCAAGATTCTCCTGAAACTTGGCAAATCCTCTTAAATTGAGTTGATGATCGCACTGGACCAATAACAGGGGCAGACGTTTGTCACCCTGAAACTGCAGGCTTAAATCACCCTCAAATTTAATACTGCCTGATAACAGTAAACAGGATACTAATGCCTCACCCAACAAATATTTAACCATTTCCGGATAAGCATGTTGGTTCATTATGGTCCGATAGGTTTCATGGAGATGAGCAATTTGCCCCCGAATACTGGCATGCTCAAATATAAAACTCTGCAAACTATCCAATTTTTTTCTCACTCATTAATTATTCATATTTCGCGAAAAAAAACGCTTTTTTTCCGCTCAGGCATTAAATGTTGTTAATTCTAACACATTTATGATTGTTTGCTCAGGCTTGTCAGGCGATAATTCCTCTTTTGATTTTGGATTGTGGTATGTTAAATCCTCAGCAAATGGCTGCCGTGCGCTATATAGACGGGCCATTACTTGTATTGGCTGGCGCAGGTAGCGGCAAGACCCGGGTTATTACGCAGAAGATTGCCTATTTAATTGAAGAATGCGGTTATCAGGCCCGCTCCGTCTTCGCAGTAACATTTACGAACAAAGCAGCCAACGAGATGCGCTCCCGGGTGAACTCGGTTTTATCTGCCCACCATCGTCGGGGTCTTAAGGTCGCCACCTTTCACACCCTGGGTCTGACCATGATTAAAAAGCATGTAAAGCTTTGCGGTTTAAAATCGGGCTTCTCTATTCTCGACAGCGAGGATTGTCTGCAATTATTTCGTAATTTTCTGCCACCGGGTAAAAGCAATGACCGAGATTATCTGGCACAAATACAACAGCAGATTTCGCGCTGGAAAAATGAGTTGTTAAAGCCCGAGCACCTGAGCAGTAAAACGCCGGACACCCCCATTTTTCTTGAGGCACTTCCCATTTACGAACGCTATCAAATTTCATTACGAGCCTATAACGCTGTCGATTTTGATGATTTGATATTATTGGCTGTTAATCTTTTGCTTGAACATGAGGAAGTAAAAGATTACTGGCAAAATCGGGTTCGTCATTTACTGATTGATGAATACCAGGACTCCAATCTCAGCCAATATCTGTTGGTCAAACTGCTCACTGGCATTCGCGCACAATTTACGGTCGTGGGCGATGATGATCAATCTATCTATGCATGGCGAGGTGCGCGGCCTGAAAATCTGGCTCAGTTACAACGTGACTATCCGCAGCTTAAAATCATTAAACTGGAACAAAATTATCGTTCTACGGGCAGAATTCTGCATGTCGCCAATACTCTTATTGCCAATAATTCTCACTTATTCGACAAAACCCTGTGGAGCGAACTGGGTTATGGGGAAATGCTGCGCGTGCTTTGCTGTAAGGATGAGCAAGATGAGGCTGAACAGGTTATTGCTGATTTGATAAGCCATAAATTACGTCATGGTAAACAATATGGCGATTACGCCATATTGTACCGCGGAAACCATCAGTCACGTGTTTTTGAAAAATTACTCCGCCATCATGGCATTGCCTATCGTATAAGCGGCGGCCAATCCTGGTTCGCACGAAGCGAAGTGAAGGACATTTTTGCCTATTTGAAATTACTCTGTAATCCTCAGGATGATGCTGCGTTTCTTCGTGTCATCAATACTCCCAAACGAGGAATTGGGGAATCAAGCCTGGACGCCCTTGGGAATTATGCCCAAAACCGTGGCGAAAGCCTTTTTTATTGTTCAGACCATTTGGCTTTGTCTGAACTGTTGGCTGAAAAACCGCGTCAGGCTTTGCAACAGTTTAAGCAATGGATGCTGGGAATTAACAAACGGCTCGAAAGTCAGGCGGTAGCGGAAACGCTCCGTGAGATGGTTGAGGAATCCGGATATGAAGCTTACATCTATGAACAATGCGATACTCCTGCGAAGGCGCAGAAGCGAATGGAAAATATCTGGGAGTTGCTGGATTGGATAGACCGTTTATTAAATAAAGATCCCGAAAAAAATCTGGTAGATATCATTAATAAATTAATCCTTATCGATATTCTCGAACAGGGTGATGAACAAGACAAGGAAGCTGTTCAGCTGATGACTTTGCATGCATCAAAAGGTCTTGAATTTCCCTTTGTTTATTTGGTAGGCATGGAGGAAGATTTATTGCCTCACCGGGTGAGTATTGACGAAGATCAGATTGAGGAAGAGCGTCGTTTGGCTTATGTTGGAATTACCAGAGCGCAGCGCGAGCTTTGTCTTAGTCTTGCCAAACAAAGACGGCGTGGCGGCGAAGTACAGGATTGCCAGCCCAGCCGCTTTCTTGAGGAATTACCTGTCGACAGCATTGAGTGGTTTGGCAAATCGGGTGAAAAAAATGAAGAGCGAGCGAAAGCAGTTGCTAAATCACACTTAACGGCTTTGAAAAACATGTTGACGAATTAAGCCTGTTAAAGCCCTTGCATTGAACCGTCCGGCCAGTTTGTTCATTTAAGGGCTTCCCTAGCCAAAAAAAACCCGATATAATCGAAAGACTAATAAACTATTAGCGCAGAACAAATGCTATTTGGAAACTTCTCCACATACATCATTTCTTTCATTATTATCGGCTGAAAAGCCGACTATCTACCTACACCTTAAAATTTTATCTAATTCCTGAAAACCTCCGAAAGTGAGCGAGAAGATGAGCTTTTTTAAATTACGGCCTTTTTTAATGTGGCTTTTTCCTTTAGCATTTTTTACTTATCAATTCATCCTTCGCCTATGGCCGGGCTTGATGATGCAACCCATCATGACCCGTTTTTCCATAGATGCCAGTGAATTTGGCGTTCTTGCGGCCCTCTATTATTATGGCTATGCCGGCATGCAAATTCCTGTGGCGATGATGCTTGAGAAATGGAGTGCCCGCTATGTGATTTCCGGACTCGCCATACTATGTGGTTTCGCAACGCTGCTCTTTAGTTTTACCTCTAACTGGTATCTGGCTTGCTTAA from Legionella quinlivanii encodes:
- a CDS encoding Hsp20/alpha crystallin family protein, whose product is MNGLKRDYFPISKDINNLLEHFFKGQTDASFVDTGTWAPAVDIKEEKDRFLVVADIPGVKSEDIHISLENNLLTIQGERYFEKTEGKEGYSRIERSQGQFYRRFSLPQSADESNISAKCKQGVLEVIIPKRTTPKEKRIEVKVED
- the hslO gene encoding Hsp33 family molecular chaperone HslO, which translates into the protein MRKKLDSLQSFIFEHASIRGQIAHLHETYRTIMNQHAYPEMVKYLLGEALVSCLLLSGSIKFEGDLSLQFQGDKRLPLLLVQCDHQLNLRGFAKFQENLEIADYAEAFLKGQMVLTINQYHNTQAYQSVVPILATSMSENLTHYFAQSEQVATRVWLAVNEERAAGMLLQLMPGQDSLQREQFWEYAVHLGQTVSENELLTLDNQTLLYRLYHETELRLFDEKATQFKCRCSQEKMKQVIVVLGEEEANKLLAEQGQINISCDFCNSHFSFDSIDIALLFRKK
- a CDS encoding UvrD-helicase domain-containing protein, translated to MLNPQQMAAVRYIDGPLLVLAGAGSGKTRVITQKIAYLIEECGYQARSVFAVTFTNKAANEMRSRVNSVLSAHHRRGLKVATFHTLGLTMIKKHVKLCGLKSGFSILDSEDCLQLFRNFLPPGKSNDRDYLAQIQQQISRWKNELLKPEHLSSKTPDTPIFLEALPIYERYQISLRAYNAVDFDDLILLAVNLLLEHEEVKDYWQNRVRHLLIDEYQDSNLSQYLLVKLLTGIRAQFTVVGDDDQSIYAWRGARPENLAQLQRDYPQLKIIKLEQNYRSTGRILHVANTLIANNSHLFDKTLWSELGYGEMLRVLCCKDEQDEAEQVIADLISHKLRHGKQYGDYAILYRGNHQSRVFEKLLRHHGIAYRISGGQSWFARSEVKDIFAYLKLLCNPQDDAAFLRVINTPKRGIGESSLDALGNYAQNRGESLFYCSDHLALSELLAEKPRQALQQFKQWMLGINKRLESQAVAETLREMVEESGYEAYIYEQCDTPAKAQKRMENIWELLDWIDRLLNKDPEKNLVDIINKLILIDILEQGDEQDKEAVQLMTLHASKGLEFPFVYLVGMEEDLLPHRVSIDEDQIEEERRLAYVGITRAQRELCLSLAKQRRRGGEVQDCQPSRFLEELPVDSIEWFGKSGEKNEERAKAVAKSHLTALKNMLTN